The Pseudarthrobacter sp. NS4 genome includes a window with the following:
- a CDS encoding DUF6167 family protein, whose amino-acid sequence MKRLVWMGIGVAIGVIAFRKVTEAQSNLGPEGLNRAVGRLADGVYDFADAVRAGMLERETDLRAALGVESGEVARR is encoded by the coding sequence ATGAAACGACTTGTTTGGATGGGAATCGGCGTGGCCATCGGAGTCATCGCCTTCCGCAAGGTGACCGAAGCGCAGTCCAACCTGGGACCGGAAGGCCTCAACCGGGCAGTGGGCCGGCTTGCCGACGGAGTCTACGACTTCGCTGACGCCGTCCGCGCCGGAATGCTTGAACGGGAAACCGATCTTCGGGCCGCCCTTGGCGTTGAGTCAGGGGAAGTGGCCCGCCGCTGA